From Chryseobacterium sp. H1D6B, a single genomic window includes:
- a CDS encoding DUF4126 domain-containing protein has protein sequence MLDNVPYLPYILSAFIGIGLAAATGFRVFLPMFAVSMASYLHWIPMNENFEWLAGLPTLITTGIATIAEILAYYIPFIDHLLDTISVPMAGVAGSVLFASQFADLGTFPQWALALIAGGGTAATISSGFAGIRAASTATTGGLGNSIVGTTETAGAGIMTVLAMAVPIIAAICAVILVILVIVFGRRAWRRLRGGNKDLVNHT, from the coding sequence ATGTTAGACAATGTTCCTTATCTACCCTACATACTGAGTGCATTTATCGGTATCGGGCTTGCCGCTGCGACCGGTTTTAGAGTGTTTCTGCCTATGTTTGCAGTAAGCATGGCTTCTTATCTTCATTGGATCCCGATGAATGAAAATTTTGAATGGCTGGCCGGCCTTCCAACACTTATTACAACCGGAATTGCAACTATTGCTGAGATTTTAGCTTATTATATTCCTTTTATCGATCATTTACTGGATACAATTTCTGTTCCGATGGCAGGTGTTGCAGGATCTGTATTGTTTGCAAGCCAATTTGCAGATCTAGGAACATTCCCGCAATGGGCTCTTGCTTTAATTGCAGGAGGAGGAACTGCAGCCACTATCAGTTCAGGATTTGCAGGAATAAGGGCGGCCTCAACAGCAACTACCGGCGGACTTGGAAATTCTATCGTAGGAACTACTGAAACGGCAGGAGCGGGTATTATGACTGTGCTGGCAATGGCGGTTCCAATTATAGCAGCTATTTGTGCGGTTATTCTGGTAATTCTTGTGATCGTTTTTGGGCGCAGAGCTTGGCGCAGATTACGCGGCGGTAATAAAGATCTAGTCAACCATACATAA
- a CDS encoding TatD family hydrolase: MDFFDFHHHKKNLSYGIYNLELGNTPPDVPYSIGIHPKDIQTDQLEEQFSWLASMIFPNCWAVGECGLDGLVPAEMKIQEEVFLRQIHLSNEIKKPLIIHCVKKFYEVISFRKKAEQAVIIHGFNKKQRIAEDLLENNFYLSFGKAVLYNLSLQQTLKTVPLEKLFLETDNEDFSIEILYQKVSEIRDISLKTLNEQILENLEKIKNG, translated from the coding sequence ATGGATTTTTTTGATTTTCACCATCATAAGAAGAATTTATCGTACGGGATTTACAATCTAGAGTTAGGAAATACGCCGCCGGACGTCCCTTATTCTATTGGAATTCACCCAAAAGACATTCAGACGGATCAGCTTGAAGAACAGTTCAGCTGGCTGGCATCAATGATCTTTCCAAATTGCTGGGCTGTTGGAGAGTGCGGATTGGATGGGCTGGTTCCTGCCGAAATGAAAATCCAGGAAGAAGTTTTTTTAAGACAGATCCATCTTTCCAATGAAATAAAAAAGCCATTGATCATACACTGCGTAAAAAAATTCTATGAAGTAATTTCATTTAGAAAAAAAGCGGAACAGGCGGTTATCATTCATGGTTTTAATAAAAAGCAGCGTATCGCTGAAGACCTGCTTGAAAATAATTTTTATTTGAGTTTTGGAAAAGCAGTTTTGTATAATTTATCTTTGCAGCAGACTTTGAAAACAGTTCCTTTAGAAAAACTCTTTCTAGAAACTGACAATGAGGACTTTAGCATCGAAATCCTATATCAAAAAGTCTCAGAAATAAGAGATATTTCTTTAAAAACTCTTAATGAACAAATTTTAGAAAATTTAGAAAAGATAAAAAATGGATAA
- the bamD gene encoding outer membrane protein assembly factor BamD gives MKKYILGLFAVAVVSSCVSQQDKAMKSADKNYILKVANENFAKKKWKNSLALYDRLANLVAGTDDFPNVGFNTAYANYYDKNYKLAGHQFKNFAVSFPKDARAEEAAYMSALCYYEGSMDYNLDQSSTELAINELQDFLNNYPTSERSKNISQLIDELSYKLEFKSYENARQYFSMGDYKAANTALENVLEDYPSTKLRPKIYDYIMKSRYELAAKSVYDLKDERIESALSFTRQVEKDLPNTEYAKTALDLRTKLEKEKQNFVIVKKQTEARIATLTARQKKEADKTAEKNKTDQQIKDQISAEKKAMQIQRDSAALQTPPPAATFKIQR, from the coding sequence ATGAAAAAATATATTTTAGGTCTTTTTGCAGTAGCAGTGGTTTCATCATGTGTAAGCCAGCAAGATAAAGCAATGAAAAGTGCTGACAAAAACTATATCTTAAAAGTAGCTAACGAAAACTTTGCTAAAAAGAAGTGGAAAAACTCTTTAGCGCTTTACGACAGGCTTGCTAACTTAGTAGCAGGAACAGATGATTTCCCGAATGTGGGCTTTAATACGGCTTATGCTAATTACTATGATAAGAATTATAAGTTAGCAGGACATCAGTTCAAAAACTTTGCAGTAAGTTTTCCAAAAGATGCAAGAGCTGAAGAAGCTGCTTATATGTCGGCTTTATGTTACTATGAAGGTTCAATGGATTATAATTTGGATCAGTCTAGTACAGAACTGGCGATTAATGAACTGCAGGATTTCCTGAATAATTATCCAACTTCGGAAAGATCGAAGAATATCAGCCAGCTTATCGATGAGTTGTCTTACAAGTTAGAATTTAAATCTTACGAAAATGCAAGACAATATTTCAGCATGGGAGATTATAAGGCGGCTAACACTGCTTTGGAAAATGTATTAGAGGATTATCCAAGTACAAAACTACGTCCGAAGATCTATGATTATATCATGAAATCCCGTTATGAACTGGCTGCAAAATCAGTTTATGATCTTAAAGACGAACGTATAGAAAGTGCACTATCTTTCACAAGACAGGTTGAAAAAGATCTTCCTAATACAGAATATGCTAAGACAGCTTTAGATTTAAGAACGAAACTGGAGAAAGAAAAGCAAAACTTTGTCATTGTAAAAAAGCAGACTGAAGCAAGAATTGCCACTTTAACAGCGAGACAGAAAAAAGAAGCAGATAAGACTGCTGAAAAAAATAAAACTGATCAGCAGATCAAAGATCAGATCAGTGCAGAGAAAAAAGCAATGCAGATTCAGAGGGATAGTGCAGCGCTTCAGACACCTCCGCCGGCAGCGACTTTCAAAATTCAAAGATAA
- a CDS encoding tRNA threonylcarbamoyladenosine dehydratase encodes MDKYWLERTELLIKEESLRKLNNASVLVVGLGGVGSFAAEFLARAGVGNMTIADGDTVDITNINRQLPALHSTIGNHKVEVVAERLLDINPELNLVKINEFLNPERMDEVLDSGKFDYILDCIDSVTPKACLIIAARRRKIKIVSSMGAGGKADPSKVLVRDISKTHSCYLAKQIRKRLKKVKIDKGVRCVFSSELQNEDSLKLTDGTNYKRSFYGTISYIPAIFGLYAAAEVTNYLMKKE; translated from the coding sequence ATGGATAAGTACTGGCTCGAAAGAACGGAGCTTTTAATAAAAGAAGAAAGTCTTAGAAAACTTAATAACGCTTCAGTGCTGGTAGTAGGCTTAGGCGGAGTAGGCTCTTTTGCCGCTGAGTTTTTAGCAAGAGCAGGGGTAGGAAATATGACCATTGCAGACGGCGACACTGTAGACATTACTAATATCAACAGACAGCTTCCGGCTCTTCATTCCACCATAGGAAATCATAAAGTTGAAGTAGTAGCTGAAAGACTTCTGGACATCAACCCTGAGCTCAACCTGGTTAAAATCAATGAGTTTCTAAATCCAGAAAGAATGGATGAAGTTCTTGATTCCGGAAAGTTTGATTATATCCTTGACTGTATCGACAGTGTGACGCCTAAAGCGTGTTTAATTATAGCAGCACGAAGAAGAAAAATAAAAATTGTAAGTTCTATGGGAGCCGGCGGTAAAGCTGACCCGAGTAAAGTTCTTGTAAGAGACATCAGCAAGACTCACAGCTGCTATTTAGCAAAACAGATCAGAAAAAGATTGAAAAAAGTAAAAATAGATAAGGGGGTCAGATGTGTTTTTTCCAGTGAACTGCAGAATGAAGACAGTTTGAAATTAACAGACGGAACTAATTATAAAAGATCTTTCTACGGAACGATAAGTTATATCCCTGCTATTTTTGGTCTTTATGCAGCGGCTGAAGTAACCAATTATTTGATGAAGAAAGAGTAA
- the coaBC gene encoding bifunctional phosphopantothenoylcysteine decarboxylase/phosphopantothenate--cysteine ligase CoaBC yields the protein MSVSGKKILIAVSGGIAAYKIHFLIRDFVKKGADVQVIMTPDAENFVTKLSLSTLSKKPVYIDFYNENGTWNSHVELALWADLIIVAPCTANTLAKITHGMCDNLVIATYMSAKCPVFIAPAMDLDMYQHPSTRQNLEMAEDFGHFIIPAENGELASGLIGQGRMAEPETIIKRVEEFFDQEIQNKTLAGKTVLITAGPTYEAIDPVRFIGNHSSGKMGFSLAEEAVKRGAKVILVSGPTSQTAEDKNIDVHKVTSAKEMLEKVFQFYDNVDIAIASAAVADYAPKEVAKEKIKKNDESLIIELVKNPDILKTMGEKKTHQFLVGFALETQNEEENAKGKLEKKNLDMIVLNSLRDEGAGFKNDTNKIKIFTKTEKKEFALKAKDEVAKDIFNFVESQLLK from the coding sequence ATGAGTGTTTCCGGGAAAAAGATTCTCATAGCCGTTTCTGGAGGAATTGCTGCCTACAAAATACATTTTTTGATAAGAGATTTTGTAAAAAAAGGAGCAGATGTTCAAGTGATTATGACGCCAGATGCCGAAAATTTCGTTACCAAACTCAGTTTATCAACATTGTCTAAAAAACCTGTTTATATAGATTTTTATAACGAAAACGGAACCTGGAATAGTCATGTAGAACTTGCCTTGTGGGCTGATCTAATTATTGTGGCTCCTTGTACCGCAAATACCTTAGCTAAAATAACACACGGGATGTGTGATAATTTGGTTATTGCCACGTATATGTCAGCAAAATGCCCTGTTTTTATAGCTCCGGCAATGGATCTGGATATGTACCAGCACCCTTCTACAAGGCAGAATTTAGAAATGGCAGAAGATTTCGGACATTTTATTATCCCTGCTGAAAACGGGGAGCTTGCCAGCGGACTGATAGGACAGGGAAGAATGGCAGAACCCGAAACAATAATTAAAAGAGTTGAAGAATTTTTTGATCAGGAAATACAAAATAAGACTCTTGCAGGAAAAACCGTTTTAATTACTGCTGGTCCTACTTACGAAGCTATAGACCCGGTAAGGTTCATTGGAAATCATTCATCAGGAAAAATGGGCTTTTCCTTAGCTGAGGAAGCCGTAAAAAGAGGTGCGAAAGTGATTTTGGTTTCCGGGCCCACTTCTCAAACCGCTGAGGATAAAAATATTGATGTACATAAAGTGACTTCTGCAAAAGAAATGCTTGAAAAAGTATTTCAGTTTTATGACAATGTAGATATTGCTATTGCAAGTGCAGCTGTTGCTGATTACGCTCCAAAAGAAGTTGCAAAAGAGAAGATTAAAAAAAATGATGAGAGTCTGATCATCGAATTAGTTAAGAATCCGGATATCCTTAAAACAATGGGTGAGAAAAAAACACACCAGTTTTTAGTAGGATTTGCTTTGGAAACACAGAATGAAGAAGAAAATGCCAAAGGCAAGCTGGAAAAGAAAAATTTGGATATGATTGTCCTGAATTCTCTTCGCGATGAAGGAGCAGGATTTAAAAATGACACGAATAAAATAAAAATATTCACCAAAACAGAGAAAAAGGAATTTGCATTGAAAGCTAAAGATGAAGTAGCAAAAGATATCTTCAATTTTGTTGAGTCCCAGCTTTTAAAATAA
- a CDS encoding TetR family transcriptional regulator: MRKKFTEKQIHILDIAEELIAKKGYEGTSVRDICSKANINVAMISYYFGSKEKMMSYLYQYRVLKTRENFSEFADTIKEGKPEMQMKEIIKYIVSQLFKYNYFHGFVTQELRHTENLKDELLDFYQLCVKKFDEVIKKGVATGVFTFTPKPEDILTTIIGSTLFVIRNKNFYELYVPSKNEEAYGKEAEKKVRMNLLLSIFAILGYAAD; this comes from the coding sequence ATGAGAAAAAAATTTACAGAAAAACAAATCCATATTTTAGACATCGCAGAAGAGCTTATTGCAAAAAAAGGGTATGAAGGAACATCAGTAAGAGATATCTGTTCCAAAGCCAATATTAATGTTGCAATGATCTCCTATTATTTCGGATCCAAGGAGAAAATGATGTCATATCTTTATCAATACCGGGTGCTGAAAACCAGAGAGAATTTTTCAGAATTTGCAGATACCATTAAAGAAGGGAAGCCCGAAATGCAGATGAAGGAGATTATTAAATATATTGTTTCCCAATTATTTAAGTATAATTATTTTCATGGTTTTGTAACGCAGGAACTCCGCCATACAGAAAATTTGAAAGACGAACTGCTGGATTTCTATCAGTTATGTGTTAAGAAATTCGATGAAGTTATTAAAAAAGGGGTTGCAACAGGAGTTTTCACTTTCACGCCTAAGCCGGAAGATATTCTTACGACAATTATCGGATCTACTTTATTTGTGATCAGGAATAAAAACTTTTATGAGCTTTATGTCCCGAGTAAAAATGAAGAGGCATATGGCAAAGAGGCCGAAAAAAAGGTAAGAATGAATCTCCTTCTCAGTATTTTTGCGATTTTGGGATACGCAGCAGACTAA
- the rnpA gene encoding ribonuclease P protein component, with amino-acid sequence MTNFKYSKREKLKKTDEITLLFEKGKWKTCGNLRIIILKNNPNLSIENTKFGVSVSKRYFKKAVHRNRLKRLLRECYRLNKDLFNESFGEKTIAMLFWVSSEIPEKFQEVEAQFVKLCQLQKKI; translated from the coding sequence ATGACTAATTTCAAATATTCCAAGAGGGAAAAATTAAAAAAAACCGATGAGATTACTTTACTTTTTGAAAAAGGTAAATGGAAGACCTGTGGAAATTTGAGAATTATCATCCTGAAAAACAATCCTAATTTATCTATAGAAAACACAAAATTTGGTGTTTCAGTTTCTAAAAGATATTTCAAAAAAGCAGTCCACAGAAACCGGTTAAAAAGACTTTTACGGGAATGCTACCGGCTAAATAAGGACTTATTCAATGAATCCTTTGGAGAAAAAACCATTGCCATGCTTTTCTGGGTTTCTTCTGAAATTCCAGAAAAATTTCAAGAGGTAGAAGCGCAGTTTGTCAAGCTCTGCCAGCTGCAAAAAAAAATATAG
- a CDS encoding sigma-54 dependent transcriptional regulator: MSIELQNIKNRFGIIGNFPALNRALEKSIQVAPTDISVLVIGESGVGKEFIPKIIHAESRRKHQPYIVVNCGAIPEGTIDSELFGHEKGAFTGATATRKGYFEVADGGTIFLDEVGELPLQTQVRLLRVLESGEFMKVGSSQVQKTNVRIVAATNVNMMKAIHDGRFREDLYYRLNTVQIDMPPLRERKGDIHLLFRKFSIDFAEKYRMPELELEPSAVHYIENYTFPGNIRQLRNLVEQMTVVERNRNVTVEKLAEYIPMETHLPMVVNTPNAQKQNDFGNEREIMYKILFDMRSDINDLKSLTSELIKNRGTSDLSSQEKTLINRIYTPETQQQTVTPGSLLYFEDNNNPVQTPTIISNSDDSYEDIEDIEVEENKPESLSLQNNEKDLIIKALEKHKGRRNKAADELGISQRTLYRKIKQYNLED; encoded by the coding sequence ATGAGTATCGAGTTACAAAATATAAAAAATCGTTTCGGGATCATTGGAAATTTTCCTGCTTTGAACCGTGCCCTGGAAAAATCAATTCAGGTAGCGCCTACGGATATTTCCGTACTGGTAATCGGAGAGAGTGGTGTAGGAAAAGAATTTATACCGAAAATCATTCACGCAGAATCAAGAAGAAAACACCAGCCCTACATTGTAGTAAACTGCGGAGCAATTCCCGAAGGAACTATAGATTCCGAACTGTTCGGGCACGAAAAAGGAGCTTTTACAGGAGCTACGGCAACCAGAAAAGGATATTTTGAAGTGGCAGACGGCGGAACAATATTTCTGGATGAGGTGGGAGAACTCCCTCTTCAGACGCAGGTTCGTCTTTTAAGAGTATTAGAAAGCGGCGAATTCATGAAAGTGGGTTCTTCACAGGTGCAGAAAACAAACGTAAGAATTGTTGCGGCTACCAACGTAAACATGATGAAAGCTATCCATGACGGACGCTTCCGTGAAGATTTATATTACCGTCTGAATACTGTTCAGATCGATATGCCTCCTTTGCGCGAAAGAAAAGGAGATATTCATTTGTTATTCAGGAAGTTTTCCATAGATTTTGCGGAAAAATACAGAATGCCTGAGTTAGAATTAGAACCTAGTGCAGTTCATTATATAGAAAATTATACTTTCCCTGGAAATATCCGCCAGCTGAGAAATCTGGTTGAGCAGATGACGGTTGTGGAAAGAAACAGGAATGTAACCGTAGAAAAACTTGCGGAATATATTCCAATGGAAACGCATCTGCCGATGGTAGTGAATACGCCTAATGCACAGAAACAGAATGATTTCGGGAATGAAAGGGAAATTATGTACAAAATTCTCTTTGATATGCGGAGTGATATTAATGATTTAAAATCCCTAACTTCGGAGCTTATTAAGAACCGGGGAACTTCAGATTTAAGCAGTCAGGAGAAAACATTGATCAACAGGATCTATACTCCGGAAACCCAGCAGCAGACTGTAACACCAGGCTCTTTATTGTATTTTGAAGATAATAATAATCCGGTACAGACTCCTACAATAATTTCAAACAGCGATGACAGTTATGAAGATATTGAGGATATCGAGGTTGAAGAAAATAAGCCAGAATCACTTTCTCTTCAAAACAATGAAAAAGATTTGATTATCAAAGCGTTGGAGAAGCATAAAGGACGTAGGAATAAAGCGGCGGATGAGTTGGGAATTTCACAAAGAACTTTATATAGGAAAATAAAACAATATAACTTAGAAGACTAA
- the lptE gene encoding LPS assembly lipoprotein LptE — protein sequence MNSKIKNNVIKQPKLIWLLLICLSFLNSCYSFTGSSLKDEKTVQINEFPNNAALVNPTLSQQFSTDIQNRFLQRTTLKGTKENPDMLIEGEISDYSITPTTISSTTQTTSSGGTIQESQNKLTITVKVHYENKKNPDLSFDRTYSDEAVFNSNLSQSEIETSQAKLVSERIINKIFNDIVANW from the coding sequence ATGAATAGTAAAATTAAAAATAATGTGATAAAACAGCCTAAACTTATTTGGCTGCTATTGATCTGTTTAAGCTTTTTAAATTCGTGCTACAGTTTTACAGGTTCATCCCTGAAAGATGAAAAAACTGTTCAGATCAACGAGTTTCCTAATAATGCGGCTTTAGTGAACCCCACTTTATCGCAGCAGTTTTCTACAGACATCCAAAACCGTTTTCTGCAGAGAACTACATTGAAAGGAACTAAGGAAAATCCAGACATGCTGATAGAAGGTGAGATCTCGGATTATTCTATCACCCCTACAACGATAAGCTCTACTACACAGACTACATCTTCAGGAGGAACTATTCAGGAATCTCAAAATAAACTTACAATTACTGTAAAAGTTCATTATGAAAATAAAAAAAATCCTGATTTGAGTTTTGACAGAACCTATTCGGATGAAGCTGTTTTCAATAGTAATTTATCACAAAGTGAAATTGAAACCTCTCAAGCTAAACTTGTAAGTGAGAGAATCATTAATAAAATATTTAACGATATTGTAGCGAATTGGTAA
- a CDS encoding DNA-directed RNA polymerase subunit omega: MSVKDTKAEVNTITYDKDKIEDKVGSIYEAIVIMGKRAEQINAEIRTELHNKLDEFAVHNSTLEEVFENREQIEISKHYEKLPKPTSIAIEEWLNGDIYFRKTDDRK, encoded by the coding sequence ATGAGTGTAAAAGATACAAAAGCAGAAGTAAATACTATTACTTACGATAAAGACAAGATTGAAGATAAAGTAGGTTCAATCTATGAAGCTATTGTTATCATGGGAAAGAGAGCAGAGCAGATCAATGCAGAGATTCGTACCGAACTGCACAATAAATTGGATGAATTTGCTGTGCACAATTCTACATTGGAAGAAGTTTTCGAAAACAGAGAACAGATTGAAATCTCTAAACATTACGAAAAACTTCCAAAGCCGACTTCTATTGCGATAGAAGAGTGGTTGAATGGAGATATTTACTTCAGAAAAACTGACGACAGAAAATAG
- a CDS encoding DNA repair protein RecN, which produces MLSRIYIKNFALIDTLEVSLHNGLQVITGETGAGKSIILGALRLILGERADAKSISNTEAKSIVETEFDLNNQFKKFFIENDLDYEHQTIIRREILPSGKSRAFINDVPVTLDVLKELSSQLIDIHSQFETSNLFTSEYQFKIIDGLSENKQMIEEYQYEFSEFQSLKTQLKKLQTQLSESNKESDYKQFLLNELEELQLDDVNYEELKNLLSIQENAEMISENLAQILSRFHQEEVGILSFFNEAKNKLSKIAEVSNGFAELDQRLEESFVEVKDIISELENESEKIDVNPENLALLSELSNKINTLFVKHNVSEVSELKEIRDTLSNEQQGASELESSITEIEGNISKKEKSLQSLSEKLSKNRKKSIPVFIKKAEELLKKLGLEKAKVDIELQNASEFNFFGKENIQLLFQANSGFPLKPIQTAISGGERSRVMLAVKKIIAESDELPTLILDEIDTGVSGKVAEEIGNLMREMSEDMQLIVISHLAQVAAKGNNNYKVVKHDVSGKTQSTIVTLNDEEKLNEIAQLLSGSKITEAALAQAKELIG; this is translated from the coding sequence ATGCTTTCGAGAATTTATATTAAAAATTTTGCATTAATTGATACGCTAGAAGTATCTCTGCATAATGGCTTACAGGTAATTACCGGTGAAACAGGGGCGGGGAAATCCATCATTTTAGGAGCTCTTAGATTAATTCTGGGAGAAAGAGCAGATGCGAAATCTATTTCAAATACTGAAGCAAAAAGTATTGTAGAAACAGAATTTGATCTCAATAATCAGTTCAAAAAATTCTTTATAGAAAATGATCTGGATTATGAACACCAGACAATTATCAGGAGAGAAATCTTGCCGTCAGGGAAATCCAGAGCATTTATCAATGATGTTCCTGTGACTTTAGATGTGCTGAAAGAGCTTTCTTCTCAGCTTATTGATATTCATTCCCAATTTGAAACTTCCAATCTCTTTACTTCAGAATATCAGTTTAAAATCATTGACGGGCTTTCTGAAAATAAACAGATGATAGAAGAATATCAATATGAGTTTTCAGAATTTCAAAGTTTAAAAACACAGCTTAAAAAATTACAGACGCAGCTTTCAGAAAGCAATAAAGAAAGTGACTATAAACAGTTTTTATTGAATGAGCTTGAAGAATTACAGTTAGATGATGTAAATTATGAAGAACTGAAAAATCTTCTTTCCATTCAGGAGAATGCAGAAATGATTTCTGAAAATCTAGCTCAGATTTTATCAAGATTTCACCAGGAGGAAGTAGGGATTTTGTCTTTTTTTAATGAAGCTAAAAATAAATTATCAAAAATTGCTGAAGTTTCAAACGGGTTTGCTGAGCTTGATCAAAGGCTGGAAGAATCCTTTGTTGAAGTAAAAGATATTATTTCTGAGTTAGAAAATGAATCGGAGAAAATTGATGTTAATCCTGAAAATTTAGCACTGCTGTCAGAGCTTAGTAATAAGATCAACACTTTATTTGTGAAGCACAATGTTTCAGAGGTTTCAGAATTAAAAGAGATCAGAGATACATTATCCAATGAACAGCAGGGTGCATCAGAATTAGAATCCTCTATTACGGAGATCGAAGGAAATATTTCCAAAAAGGAAAAGTCGCTTCAGTCTCTTTCTGAAAAGCTTTCCAAGAACAGAAAAAAGAGTATTCCTGTTTTTATTAAAAAAGCGGAAGAACTTCTTAAAAAATTAGGACTTGAAAAAGCCAAAGTAGATATAGAATTACAGAATGCTTCTGAATTTAATTTCTTTGGTAAAGAAAATATACAGTTATTATTTCAGGCGAATTCAGGTTTTCCTTTAAAGCCGATTCAGACTGCTATTTCAGGAGGTGAAAGATCAAGAGTAATGCTTGCCGTAAAGAAAATCATTGCTGAAAGTGATGAGCTTCCAACCCTTATTTTAGACGAAATAGATACTGGGGTTTCTGGTAAAGTAGCCGAAGAAATAGGAAATCTGATGCGTGAAATGTCTGAAGATATGCAGCTTATTGTAATTTCCCACCTTGCACAGGTTGCCGCAAAAGGAAATAATAATTATAAAGTGGTTAAGCATGACGTTTCCGGAAAAACACAATCTACAATTGTTACCCTAAACGACGAAGAAAAGCTTAACGAAATTGCCCAATTACTTTCCGGAAGTAAGATTACCGAAGCGGCTTTAGCACAGGCAAAAGAGCTGATAGGATAA
- a CDS encoding DUF4835 family protein, whose product MKKLISLFLLLFLFNISFSQELLATVQVNSQQLGGSNQQAFKALEKTLRDFINNTSWTGKKLQNFEKIKSNFAIVLSERDGNKFKGSIVIQAVRPVYNTSYESPLINLQDTRFSFDYVENENLIFNERQFSGKNLIDVISFYVYVILGYDADSFQSMGGTQWFQKAQQIAQNGQSQNTYDGWKQINEPRSRSILIGEIMSPNWSQLRTTFYTYHRAGLDNLFNQDQSAGKKVIFDALMQLKMYENSFQQNYFFNLFMDNKSDEIFNVFNSGNNGGINLNDLKQLMIILSPKNTDNKWNKWK is encoded by the coding sequence ATGAAAAAACTCATAAGTTTATTTTTACTGCTTTTCTTATTTAATATCAGCTTTTCTCAGGAGCTCTTAGCTACTGTACAAGTGAATTCGCAGCAGTTAGGAGGAAGTAACCAGCAGGCTTTTAAAGCTTTGGAGAAAACTCTTAGAGATTTTATCAATAATACAAGCTGGACGGGTAAAAAGCTTCAAAACTTTGAAAAGATTAAGTCTAATTTTGCTATTGTACTTAGTGAAAGAGACGGAAACAAATTCAAAGGAAGTATTGTAATTCAGGCAGTACGCCCTGTTTACAACACAAGTTATGAATCACCATTGATCAATCTTCAGGATACAAGATTTAGTTTTGATTACGTAGAAAACGAGAATCTTATATTTAATGAAAGACAGTTTTCTGGAAAGAACTTGATCGACGTCATTAGTTTTTATGTATATGTAATATTAGGCTATGATGCAGACAGTTTTCAGTCTATGGGCGGAACACAGTGGTTTCAAAAAGCGCAGCAGATTGCCCAAAACGGACAGTCCCAAAACACGTATGACGGATGGAAACAGATCAATGAGCCTAGAAGCCGTTCTATATTGATTGGCGAAATTATGAGTCCTAACTGGAGTCAGCTTCGAACTACATTTTATACCTATCATAGAGCAGGGCTTGATAATTTGTTTAATCAAGATCAGTCTGCCGGCAAAAAAGTTATTTTTGATGCCTTAATGCAGCTGAAAATGTATGAAAACTCATTCCAGCAGAATTATTTCTTTAATCTTTTTATGGACAATAAAAGTGATGAGATCTTCAATGTTTTCAATTCAGGAAATAATGGAGGGATCAATCTGAATGACCTAAAACAGCTCATGATCATCTTATCTCCAAAAAACACCGATAACAAGTGGAATAAGTGGAAATAA